ATCAGGGCCTTTACCTTGGTGGCGCCGGCGGCATCACCATGCCGACGAATTCGGATGCGCGCTTTGCGGGCAGCGAAAACTCGCTGGAATATGATATCGGCCCCGCCGTCACCTTCAGTGTCGGTTATGCCTGGGGCAACGGTCTGCGCTCCGAACTCGAATTCGGCTGGCGCGGCGCGAGCATCGACGCGATCACCGGCCCCGGTTCGGGCCCGCTGAGCACCGGCGACATGGAAGTGTTTACCGGCATGTTCAACGAATACTATGACATCGACCTCGGCACATGGGTCACCCCCTATATCGGTGCCGGTATCGGTTACGCCGAGCTGAAGGCTCATAACATCCAGAACGCGATCAACGGTTCGCGTATCGATGGCGACGAAGGCGTGTTCGCTTATCAGGGCATCGCCGGTGTTGGTTTCGATCTCGATGACAACTGGACATTGACGGCCGATTATCGCTATCTGACCGGGTTTGACACCACCTTCGAGACGCAGACCCCGACCGTGGGTTCCAAAACGGAATACGCTTCGCACAACGTGATGTTCGGCGTCCGCTACACCTGGGGCGAGGAAACCAAGCCGGTTCCCGTGGCCCAGCCCGCGCCGCCGCCGCCGCCGGCTCCGGTCAAGCCCGTGGCCAAGCCCGCGGTGCCGCCCGTGCCGCAGACCTACATGGTGTTCTTCGATTTCGATCGCACCGACCTGACGCCCGAAGCGCAACGCATCCTTGCTTCGGTCGCCAACGACTTCAAGGGCGGCAAGCCTGTCCGTGTCCATGTGACCGGCCATGCCGACCGTTCGGGCACCAACAAGTACAACATGAACCTTTCACTGAAGCGCGCTGGCGTGGTGAAGGCCGAGCTTGACCGGCTTGGCGTCCCCACCGAAATGATCTTCACCAAGGGCGCGGGCGAAGAAGAGCCCATGATCCCGACCGCCGACGGCGTGCGCGAAGCGCAGAACCGTCGCGCCGAGATCTTCCTTGGCGATATCGCGATGCAGCGCTAGGCATAGCGTTCCAGAGCAAGCGCCGCACCGGGCAACCGGTGCGGCGCTTTTCTTTTGCAGGCATCTTTGTGTGCGGCACGTGACGAGTATGCATTTTTTCATACAAGAGAAAACAGGTGCTTCATCTTTTCGTGCCATGTTGGTGACGGTAAAAAATTATTGCGCCCGGCGATACCATGGCATGACATGTATGTAAGCCGGTAATTGACAGTTAACCTGCGCGTGCTGAACCTATGGCTCCGATTTTTTCCCATGGAGCGAATTATGGAAAGCATGAAAAGCGCACGCGCCTTTACGACCGTTGCCGTCATATGCGGT
This genomic interval from Alphaproteobacteria bacterium contains the following:
- a CDS encoding OmpA family protein; this encodes MVFFDFDRTDLTPEAQRILASVANDFKGGKPVRVHVTGHADRSGTNKYNMNLSLKRAGVVKAELDRLGVPTEMIFTKGAGEEEPMIPTADGVREAQNRRAEIFLGDIAMQR